From the genome of Carassius auratus strain Wakin chromosome 26, ASM336829v1, whole genome shotgun sequence, one region includes:
- the LOC113044330 gene encoding microsomal triglyceride transfer protein, with translation MLRLAGLLLCVTSFLSTSSLGVSAGPRLDNDKLYRYSYSTEVGLNRPTGSTRGNTGFRISSDVDISLVWRKPEIQDEQLLRLQISNVQVESAGKRSRKNNIFHGSSAESILGKVRLEALQRPFMVVWKTGKIRSLYAHKAEPATIKNLKRGVASMLMMQLKSGKMSEADASGKCLVEYKATKDQVIRTKHLDTCKTQEMGFTTHSPVLGISEKSASETVITLENGIIKSADVEETHILSINARHKAATKVLSRQSLTLKKIEVGPAEVGGKDVASVVKSLDDKLMSIGVMVEKVKTKCKGCPNLMDTWKAVRSQLEPGSLSKAEAPRSFLTLLHSLRKASKSEILTVLRNCSKTVLPQLVDAVTSAQTPSSLAAILEFLNFTKKEGLVLQERFLYACGFASHPTETMLQSLLDLSQGKIGSTEIKESIVIIMGALVRKLCLKGACELPTVLKVKEILLAGPDSTQMESEVQMYLLALKNALLPEGVPVLAKYAESEVGAFSTIAITALQRYDPQLITPEVKKTLNRIYHQNKRIYEKNVRAAAADLIMSSSPSYMEVKNLLLSIGHLPHEMNKYMLSKVQDILRFEMPACKLVRQVMKDMVSHNYDRFSKTGSSSAFSGFMARTADVTCTYNLDILYSGSGVLRRSNMNIYGQSNSALLHGLQVTIEAQGLESLIAATPDEGEEELESFAGMSALLFDVQLRPVTFFKGYSDLMSKMFSMSGDPISVVKGLILLTDHSQVIPLQSGLRASAEFQGGLAIDITGGMEFSLWYRESKTSVNNRGALVVIGNVTVDTDFVSAGVEVGFETEASLDFITTVQFSEYPFLVCMQMDKTTFPFRETVSKQEKLPSGQTFSSKRSRDQLVPGSEFPLHQENSNMCKKVFE, from the exons gTGTGAGTGCTGGGCCTCGGCTGGATAATGACAAACTCTACAGATATAGCTACAGTACTGAGGTCGGGCTGAACAGGCCGACGGGATCCACTAGGGGGAACACTGGATTCAGGATTAGCAGTGATGTGGACATCAGCCTCGTCTGGAGGAAGCCAGAGATCCAGGATGAACAGCTACTTCGATTGCAG ATTTCAAATGTTCAAGTTGAAAGTGCTGGAAAGCGCTCCCGCAAAAACAACATCTTCCACGGCAGCTCAGCAGAAAGCATTCTGGGTAAAGTCAGGCTTGAGGCACTTCAGAGGCCCTTCATGGTGGTGTGGAAGACGGGCAAg ATCAGAAGCCTTTATGCCCATAAGGCGGAGCCTGCAACCATCAAAAACTTGAAGAGGGGTGTGGCCAGTATGCTAATGATGCAGCTAAAGTCTGGGAAGATGTCAGAG GCTGATGCTTCAGGTAAATGTTTAGTTGAGTACAAAGCTACCAAAGATCAGGTGATCCGTACAAAACACTTGGATACTTGCAAAACACAAGAGATGGGATTCACTACACACAGCCCA GTATTGGGCATCAGTGAGAAGTCTGCTTCTGAAACCGTCATCACTCTGGAGAATGGCATCATCAAGTCTGCTGATGTTGAGGAAACACACATTTTGTCCATCAATGCTCGTCACAAAGCTGCAACTAAAGTCCTGTCCAG GCAGTCGTTGACGCTTAAAAAGATTGAGGTTGGCCCAGCAGAAGTAGGGGGTAAAGATGTCGCAAGTGTGGTGAAGTCTCTGGATGACAAACTCATGTCTATTGGAGTCATGGTGGAGAAAGTTAAAACCAAATGCAAGGGATGCCCCAAT CTAATGGACACATGGAAAGCGGTGAGATCTCAGCTGGAGCCAGGATCACTCTCGAAAGCAGAAGCCCCAAGAAGCTTCCTCACACTTTTACACAGCCTGCGCAAAGCCAGCAAGTCAGAGATCCTGACTGTCCTGCGCAACTGCAGTAAGACTGTTCT GCCTCAGCTGGTGGATGCAGTAACATCAGCTCAGACTCCATCTTCTCTCGCAGCCATTCTAGAGTTCTTGAACTTCACCAAGAAGGAAGGTTTAGTGCTGCAGGAGCGCTTTCTGTATGCATGTGGCTTTGCCTCTCACCCTACAGAGACCATGCTGCAGTCCCTGCTG GATTTATCTCAAGGAAAGATTGGTAGTACAGAAATCAAAGAGTCAATTGTGATTATCATGGGAGCTTTGGTCAGGAAACTCTGTCTGAAAGGAGCGTGTGAACTACCG ACAGTGCTTAAGGTGAAAGAGATCCTGTTGGCAGGGCCTGACAGCACTCAGATGGAGTCTGAAGTTCAGATGTACCTCCTAGCATTGAAGaacgctcttctgccggaaggtGTTCCTGTTCTAGCCAAATATGCTGAGTCTGAGGTGGGAGCGTTTAGCACCATTGCCATTACAGCACTGCAGAGATATGACCCTCAGCTGATCACACCAGAG GTGAAAAAGACACTGAACCGCATATACCATCAGAACAAGCGTATTTATGAGAAGAACGTTCGTGCCGCGGCAGCTGATTTGATTATGAGCAGTAGTCCATCCTATATGGAAGTGAAGAATCTTCTACTCTCCATTGGACACCTGCCACACGAGATGAACAAATACATGCTGTCTAAGGTCCAGGATATATTGCGCTTTGAGATGCCAGCCTG TAAATTGGTACGACAAGTGATGAAGGACATGGTTTCCCACAACTATGACAGATTCTCAAAGACTGGGTCATCCTCTGCTTTTTCAGGCTTCATGGCAC GAACTGCTGATGTCACTTGCACCTACAATTTGGACATCCTGTACTCTGGCTCTGGCGTATTGCGGAGAAGCAACATGAACATTTATGGTCAGAGCAACAGTGCTCTCCTTCATGGCCTTCAG GTGACAATTGAAGCACAGGGTCTAGAGTCTCTAATTGCAGCCACGCCGgatgaaggagaagaagaactggagtCTTTTGCTGGAATGTCTGCTCTGCTGTTCGATGTGCAGCTCCGGCCAGTGACCTTCTTCAAGGGCTACAGTGACCTGATGTCCAAGATGTTCTCCATGTCTGGAGATCCAATCAGTGTGGTGAAGGGCCTTATTCTGCTCACAGACCACTCACAG GTGATTCCTCTACAGTCTGGTCTAAGAGCCAGTGCTGAGTTCCAAGGTGGTCTGGCCATCGATATCACTGGAGGGATGGAGTTCAGCTTGTGGTACAGAGAGTCTAAGACGAGCGTCAACAACAG GGGAGCGTTGGTCGTCATTGGTAATGTGACAGTGGATACAGACTTCGTAAGCGCTGGAGTGGAAGTAGGTTTTGAGACAGAGGCCTCCCTGGACTTCATCACCACGGTGCAGTTCTCTGAGTACCCGTTCCTCGTCTGCATGCAGATGGACAAAACCACTTTCCCCTTCAG AGAGACTGTGTCCAAGCAGGAGAAACTGCCCTCAGGACAGACATTCTCCTCAAAGAGGAGCAGAGATCAACTGGTTCCAGGCTCAGAATTTCCTCTACACCAGGAGAACTCCAACATGTGCAAGAAAGTCTTTGAATAG
- the LOC113044331 gene encoding uncharacterized protein C4orf54, protein MEILQKPISSREDTGPLKKPLEDTKEHCKSDDHSETNYVDLGNPSDMKSDSTKTVKVTFTGEGNQLAIFKCKGDASISGIKSPGAREETGNADKSSSKDCHAGKCHSEGLYGGRAPLIDDYVDAGTDAKSEDAKSSSYETEELQYTDMYLNSRCEPEDIASAADVEAHYITTHEIQLTELDHDVDFGLGRGSCWDFEDDNLVYSFVDYASFDSDETTHGRIQSKSKSNKVPLASRAAKLSAAGALVSTESELCESDKCASSDEGAGQLGNSPGHIHLSIKTSSRAVNDPGSLLGHRNVRFHTRRAGERSHYSFKSADSKSETMFDRYFIPPPGRQHLASKLRGKDINEYSSGASSSVSELDDADKEVRNLTARSFRSLACPYFDAINLSSSSESSVSEHGLSFNKWSALVDLNYGTLTREAHKNSTPVMEGNNSTESTNIKDMVQTDTTSPQTKIVALKNNLNSQQASKKIELRSKPGETITLTETLNFNCNVGAGIPARERRAKRALNATLSSATADVTGTMPAKEGCEVETPSGKTPEDAHKKAIFASSLLKNVISKKMQFEQELKMERGEISDTYPVPQVCPHAKDCKETVKSLERQISEHSQEEIGDATDQPLENLCSHAAESPCDPEMTSKLDSSGLLKTPLTPSQKSAFKTWKDGEQEAEDDGESQHALEEESPLSDTSIRPVTESSESVEGEGSKMIKMSHLYVPSSQLMPKEKEAVGLSLHNLKGTGELAESDGGGCRKLSSDQLRSPADTNQTSPCQKAPEIKIHLRSVKENKNNQFNITNLLRPNINHNTNTKKAMRESKSHLLTISEKVPHFMVRDIRDNKCKFQTPIHQVRDVRKLVKSSYRFVALENPSSSSGMTSTALREESKPVNRGPDKKPFPTPMVIKCQSVNTNNAAKPSEPVNTGENVGEMVRLSPNLSEWATKSETLRTGPKVPCAKQPVNEQPELSLKIDAKASKQKPEKATEGSEKKPESKVSNQIALEKLKAAVKTMEQLYFFDRNEWKRKTQAPRPITDSHVLSLITREEQGVTIKTDFENEYGKADTSSQLHIENSTATTFSGVDKDKACMPTGSHGQEDTAKFVTQRADSFSDKCVFSLGSSLKAPPHINTTNDSTPQMFSSKNCILSTQSHQAPLSLKICPSKSKSEEKHQKEHQHTDSDNYLTIPVKAHASELKPSQASHPKPSHQPLQRSPIVMESWSPDSQTAMIYHHAMHLPAVPAAQPQLLCLTPPADLPPPHIQRKLLLDPSTGQYYLVDTPVPMQPAAQRFYHPETGQYLDIPLSLTPVPVSVSPVALGPAAAYPPTYLVYPSTLLPPHPHPVPQSQSSTCSEGEDTVETGGMYLIPQGTAVPSSTTKPVISITSQQGARIVAPPSFDGTTMSFVVEHR, encoded by the coding sequence ATGGAGATACTTCAAAAGCCCATCTCGAGCAGAGAGGACACCGGACCGTTAAAAAAGCCTCTGGAAGACACGAAAGAGCACTGCAAAAGTGACGATCACAGCGAAACGAATTATGTAGACCTGGGCAATCCATCGGACATGAAGTCAGACAGCACAAAGACAGTAAAAGTCACATTCACAGGCGAAGGGAACCAGCTGGCAATATTCAAATGTAAAGGCGATGCATCCATCTCCGGGATTAAGAGTCCTGGGGCGCGAGAGGAGACTGGAAATGCTGATAAAAGTTCATCGAAAGACTGTCACGCGGGGAAGTGCCATTCCGAGGGACTTTATGGAGGGCGCGCTCCGCTGATAGATGACTATGTGGACGCGGGAACGGATGCAAAATCCGAAGATGCAAAATCTTCCTCGTATGAAACGGAGGAGTTACAATACACCGACATGTATTTGAACAGTCGCTGCGAACCCGAGGACATCGCGAGCGCTGCGGACGTGGAGGCACACTATATAACGACGCACGAGATTCAGCTGACGGAGTTGGATCACGATGTGGATTTCGGGCTTGGACGCGGATCCTGCTGGGATTTCGAGGATGATAATCTGGTGTATTCATTTGTTGACTACGCATCATTTGACAGCGACGAGACGACTCACGGAAGAATCCAAAGCAAGTCCAAGAGCAATAAAGTTCCTCTCGCTTCACGCGCAGCGAAGCTTTCCGCCGCGGGGGCTCTGGTCAGCACCGAAAGTGAACTTTGTGAATCCGACAAATGTGCCAGCTCGGATGAGGGCGCCGGACAGCTTGGAAATTCACCCGGACAtattcacctgtcaatcaaaacgTCTTCGCGCGCGGTCAACGATCCCGGCAGTCTGTTAGGACACAGGAATGTCCGCTTTCACACCAGACGTGCCGGTGAGCGGAGTCATTATTCGTTTAAAAGCGCTGACTCCAAAAGCGAGACCATGTTTGACCGCTACTTCATCCCTCCTCCGGGTCGCCAGCACCTCGCCAGCAAACTGAGGGGAAAAGACATTAACGAATATTCCAGTGGCGCTTCCAGTTCCGTCAGCGAACTGGATGATGCTGATAAAGAGGTGCGTAACCTCACCGCGCGCTCCTTCCGGAGTTTGGCTTGCCCTTACTTTGATGCCATCAATTTGAGCAGCTCGAGTGAGTCCTCGGTGTCAGAACACGGACTGAGTTTTAACAAATGGTCCGCGTTAGTCGACTTGAATTATGGCACTTTGACACGTGAGGCGCACAAGAACTCTACGCCTGTTATGGAGGGAAATAATAGCACAGAATCTACAAACATTAAAGACATGGTTCAAACTGATACAACTAGCCCACAGACTAAAATAGTGGCGCTGAAGAATAATTTGAACTCGCAGCAGGCGTCGAAGAAAATAGAGTTACGAAGCAAACCGGGTGAAACTATAACACTTACTGAAACCTTGAACTTTAATTGTAACGTCGGTGCAGGGATACCTGCGCGCGAGAGGCGTGCGAAACGCGCTTTGAATGCCACATTGTCAAGTGCCACAGCCGACGTTACCGGAACCATGCCAGCCAAGGAGGGGTGTGAAGTAGAAACTCCTAGCGGTAAGACCCCAGAAGATGCCCACAAGAAAGCCATCTTTGCCTCTAgtcttttgaaaaatgttatttcCAAGAAAATGCAGTTCGAGCAAGAGCTTAAAATGGAAAGAGGTGAAATAAGCGACACATATCCCGTTCCACAAGTGTGCCCTCATGCTAAGGATTGCAAAGAGACTGTGAAAAGCTTGGAAAGACAGATTTCAGAACACTCTCAAGAGGAGATTGGTGATGCAACAGACCAGCCGCTAGAGAATCTGTGTTCCCATGCTGCTGAGTCACCCTGTGACCCAGAAATGACCTCTAAATTAGACTCAAGCGGACTACTAAAGACTCCTTTGACCCCCAGCCAAAAGAGTGCTTTTAAGACCTGGAAAGATGGAGAGCAGGAAGCAGAAGATGATGGAGAATCTCAGCACGCACTGGAGGAGGAGTCGCCACTGTCAGACACCTCAATTAGACCTGTGACGGAAAGCAGTGAAAGTGTTGAGGGCGAGGGTAGTAAGATGATTAAGATGTCTCACTTGTATGTCCCTAGCTCGCAGCTTATGCCTAAGGAAAAGGAAGCTGTCGGGCTTTCATTACATAATCTGAAAGGGACTGGAGAGCTTGCAGAGTCAGATGGGGGAGGGTGCAGAAAACTGAGCTCTGACCAGCTCCGTAGCCCTGCGGACACAAACCAAACCTCACCGTGTCAAAAAGCCCCCGAAATCAAAATACACCTGCGAAgtgttaaagaaaacaaaaacaatcagttCAATATCACCAATCTCTTAAGGCCCAATATCAATCATAACACCAACACTAAAAAGGCGATGAGAGAATCTAAAAGCCATTTATTGACCATATCAGAAAAAGTGCCACATTTTATGGTAAGGGATATTAGAGATAATAAATGTAAGTTCCAGACACCTATTCATCAGGTTCGAGATGTGCGCAAATTGGTAAAAAGCTCATATCGGTTTGTAGCGCTAGAAAATCCTTCCAGTTCATCAGGGATGACATCCACAGCATTACGAGAGGAGAGCAAACCTGTTAATAGGGGACCTGACAAGAAACCATTTCCTACACCAATGGTAATAAAATGCCAGTCTGTGAACACAAATAATGCTGCAAAACCCTCCGAGCCTGTTAATACGGGCGAGAATGTCGGTGAAATGGTGAGATTATCACCAAATCTCTCAGAGTGGGCTACTAAAAGTGAAACCTTGCGCACTGGACCCAAAGTGCCTTGTGCTAAGCAACCTGTGAATGAACAACCAGAGCTTAGCTTAAAAATTGACGCTAAAGCATCAAAACAAAAACCAGAAAAAGCAACAGAAGGCAGCGAGAAGAAACCCGAGTCTAAGGTTTCGAATCAAATAGCTCTTGAAAAGTTGAAGGCAGCTGTGAAAACTATGGAGCAACTGTACTTTTTTGATAGGAACGAATGGAAGCGCAAAACGCAAGCTCCACGACCAATCACAGACAGTCACGTGCTGTCACTCATCACGCGAGAGGAGCAAGGAGTCACAATCAAAACAGACTTTGAGAATGAATATGGGAAAGCGGACACTAGCTCACAGTTGCACATTGAAAACTCAACCGCGACAACGTTTTCTGGTGTTGACAAGGATAAAGCATGTATGCCAACAGGTTCTCACGGCCAGGAAGACACGGCTAAGTTTGTAACCCAAAGGGCAGATTCTTTCAGTGACAAGTGTGTTTTTAGTCTGGGCAGTAGCCTCAAAGCACCGCCACatataaatacaacaaatgaCAGCACTCCGCAAATGTTTTCAAGCAAAAACTGCATCCTCTCCACACAATCTCACCAAGCTCCTTTGTCGCTGAAAATCTGTCCTTCTAAATCGAAAAGTGAGGAAAAGCACCAGAAAGAGCACCAGCATACAGATTCTGACAATTACCTAACAATCCCTGTCAAAGCTCACGCTTCCGAACTGAAACCCTCACAAGCATCACACCCAAAGCCTTCCCATCAGCCCTTGCAACGCTCGCCCATCGTAATGGAGTCTTGGTCTCCTGATAGTCAGACGGCCATGATATATCACCACGCCATGCACCTGCCGGCCGTACCTGCTGCTCAACCCCAGCTACTCTGCCTTACCCCCCCAGCGGACCTCCCACCGCCTCACATCCAGCGCAAGCTCCTGCTGGACCCCTCCACAGGCCAGTACTACTTAGTGGACACCCCTGTGCCCATGCAGCCAGCCGCCCAACGCTTTTACCATCCTGAGACTGGTCAGTACTTGGACATTCCTTTATCACTCACCCCAGTGCCTGTGTCCGTTTCGCCGGTCGCCCTCGGACCTGCGGCAGCCTATCCCCCAACCTACTTGGTCTACCCCTCGACCCTGCTTCCACCCCATCCGCACCCGGTCCCCCAGTCCCAGTCTTCCACCTGCTCGGAGGGAGAAGACACGGTCGAGACGGGAGGCATGTATCTGATCCCCCAGGGCACCGCAGTTCCCAGCAGCACCACTAAACCTGTCATCAGTATTACATCCCAGCAAGGTGCTCGTATTGTTGCTCCTCCCTCCTTTGACGGCACAACCATGAGCTTTGTGGTGGAGCATCGATAA